The following proteins come from a genomic window of Paenibacillus swuensis:
- a CDS encoding GntR family transcriptional regulator, translated as MREIVQLKKGPVVLYEQMRLRILELILEQGLQPHDPVPSEAELAKLFGVSTRTSKEALLQLAKEGVVYRLPRRGTFLAKAEVKLSEDHSDNVSGETKNSGSPIRNNRQFEASVKDHPSRSVPRTVVIVVPALDEYAGKVCEAASRALQSEGYEAVLRFSDGELDAEEAIIRDLKASPGIEGIILFPGNRRTCGDEVLRLHLEKYPIVLVDRMFREIRMSSVYHDHFQGAYQLTQYLADMGHRLIGFVSEDISGIMSREDRYYGYTQAHADRGMAVQSEAVLLKWGDRHQETEAAEDVLQRYLNNNPGMTAVFCSNDYVALQLMNAAGRIGRRVPEDLSVAGFTDLAFARVLAVPLTSVRKPTGPLGEGAAKLLLERIRHPEAEALTVKLPTELVLRESVSRIGME; from the coding sequence ATGCGGGAAATAGTACAGTTAAAGAAGGGGCCAGTTGTCTTGTACGAGCAAATGCGGTTGCGTATTCTGGAGCTGATTCTCGAGCAAGGATTACAGCCTCATGATCCGGTGCCCTCCGAAGCGGAGCTTGCGAAACTGTTCGGCGTGAGCACGCGGACCAGCAAGGAGGCCTTGCTTCAGTTGGCGAAGGAAGGGGTCGTGTACCGATTACCCCGGCGAGGGACGTTCTTGGCAAAAGCGGAGGTAAAGCTGTCGGAAGATCATAGTGATAATGTGTCGGGTGAAACAAAGAATTCCGGCAGCCCGATTAGGAATAATCGGCAATTCGAAGCTTCCGTAAAGGACCACCCGAGCCGGTCGGTCCCGCGGACAGTCGTCATTGTCGTTCCGGCGTTGGACGAATATGCGGGCAAGGTGTGCGAAGCCGCATCAAGAGCGCTTCAGTCCGAAGGATATGAAGCCGTGCTTCGGTTTTCAGACGGCGAGCTGGACGCGGAAGAAGCAATTATACGCGACTTGAAGGCATCTCCGGGTATTGAAGGCATCATTCTGTTTCCAGGGAATCGGAGAACTTGCGGTGATGAGGTCCTTCGGCTTCATCTTGAGAAGTATCCGATCGTGCTCGTTGACCGGATGTTCCGTGAAATCCGGATGTCCAGTGTATATCATGATCACTTCCAGGGCGCTTATCAGTTGACTCAATATTTAGCGGACATGGGCCATCGGTTAATTGGCTTCGTCTCGGAGGATATATCAGGGATCATGAGCAGAGAGGATCGGTATTACGGTTATACGCAAGCCCATGCGGACAGGGGGATGGCGGTACAGAGCGAAGCCGTGCTATTGAAGTGGGGAGACCGCCATCAGGAAACGGAGGCTGCGGAGGATGTACTGCAGCGATATCTGAACAACAATCCGGGCATGACGGCTGTATTCTGTTCCAATGATTATGTCGCTCTGCAGCTTATGAACGCGGCTGGACGGATCGGGCGCCGAGTGCCGGAGGATTTATCCGTGGCCGGGTTCACGGATTTGGCATTCGCAAGGGTGTTGGCCGTGCCGTTAACGTCGGTGCGCAAACCGACGGGGCCGCTAGGCGAAGGCGCGGCAAAGCTGCTGCTCGAAAGAATACGGCATCCCGAAGCGGAGGCGTTGACCGTGAAGCTCCCGACCGAATTGGTGCTGCGCGAAAGTGTCAGCAGAATAGGCATGGAATAG
- a CDS encoding type 2 periplasmic-binding domain-containing protein — MKQKFMLSALILLMVFITACNSGNNGVNEANGGKKVNEAAGNEKPVNETPKEEKPDPLGPQAEKVKFTTVVSTNPDPKFPAGQTYEDNDYIKFLEEKLNVDVDVIWTANNDGQVFGNKLNLAIASGDIPDIFMISDTNFGYDARTVLERMAKADMIEDLTEVYKNYASDEVKARFESESNKALDYASLDGKLMGLPNQADMTQQMLVWVRTDWLEEYKLPEPKTLADLKKVAEAFAKNGKTGLAVQKDIMSTNGGMHTLDALFSANNAYPRNWLKGEDGKLIYGGIDPKVKEALASIIELYKAGLINKDFGVIDAGKTTEMLTSGKAGMMFQPWWAPHWPLGEVVKNDPKAQWKAFPLLDASGVMNASADKVVNTYTVVKKGFAHPELAVKFMNWSVMYSQKKVPELKALDLSEGWSASNAEGSFAITTAPAYTDTTIRSYMKFKAVEDGTAGEDTLDESEQSIYTKIKSEKENPKKDISHWQEYTAWMEGIGAVASGKSNIVYSEFNGQTESMKTKWGTLFDLQMKTYVKIIMGEQPIDSFDKFVDQWKQLGGEQITNEVNEAVVK, encoded by the coding sequence ATGAAACAGAAATTCATGCTTTCAGCTCTGATTCTGCTCATGGTATTTATTACAGCATGCAACAGCGGTAACAACGGGGTCAACGAAGCGAACGGCGGTAAGAAAGTGAACGAGGCGGCAGGTAACGAAAAGCCGGTGAACGAAACACCGAAAGAGGAGAAACCGGACCCGCTCGGTCCGCAGGCTGAGAAAGTCAAATTCACAACGGTTGTCTCGACAAACCCGGATCCGAAGTTTCCGGCAGGTCAAACGTATGAGGACAACGATTATATCAAATTCCTCGAAGAGAAGCTGAACGTGGATGTGGATGTCATCTGGACGGCAAACAACGACGGTCAGGTATTCGGCAACAAGTTGAACTTGGCGATCGCAAGCGGCGATATTCCGGATATATTCATGATCAGCGACACCAACTTCGGTTATGACGCCAGAACCGTGCTTGAGCGCATGGCGAAAGCGGATATGATTGAAGATTTAACTGAAGTATACAAGAATTATGCCTCCGATGAAGTCAAAGCGCGTTTCGAATCGGAGAGTAATAAAGCACTGGATTATGCGTCGCTTGACGGGAAGCTGATGGGGCTGCCCAATCAGGCGGATATGACCCAACAGATGCTTGTATGGGTGCGTACCGATTGGCTCGAAGAATACAAGCTGCCGGAACCCAAAACGTTGGCGGATTTGAAGAAGGTTGCTGAAGCTTTTGCCAAAAACGGTAAAACGGGTCTTGCGGTACAAAAGGATATTATGAGCACGAACGGCGGTATGCACACCCTAGATGCGCTGTTCTCGGCGAATAACGCCTATCCGCGGAATTGGTTAAAAGGTGAAGACGGTAAATTGATCTACGGCGGCATCGATCCAAAAGTGAAAGAAGCGTTGGCGTCGATTATTGAGCTGTATAAAGCGGGCTTGATCAACAAGGATTTCGGTGTCATTGACGCAGGCAAGACAACAGAAATGCTCACATCCGGCAAAGCCGGCATGATGTTCCAGCCTTGGTGGGCTCCTCACTGGCCGCTTGGCGAGGTTGTAAAGAACGATCCGAAAGCGCAATGGAAAGCTTTCCCTCTGCTGGACGCAAGCGGCGTTATGAACGCGTCCGCGGATAAAGTGGTGAATACGTACACGGTCGTCAAGAAAGGCTTCGCCCATCCGGAATTGGCTGTTAAGTTCATGAACTGGAGTGTAATGTACAGCCAGAAGAAGGTGCCTGAACTGAAAGCGCTGGATCTTAGCGAAGGCTGGTCCGCTTCGAACGCGGAAGGATCATTCGCGATCACAACCGCCCCGGCATACACGGATACCACGATTCGCAGCTATATGAAATTTAAAGCGGTTGAAGACGGTACGGCGGGTGAGGATACCTTGGATGAATCAGAGCAATCCATTTATACGAAAATCAAGTCAGAGAAAGAAAATCCAAAGAAGGACATCTCCCATTGGCAGGAATATACCGCTTGGATGGAAGGCATTGGTGCGGTAGCTAGCGGCAAGTCCAACATTGTATACAGCGAATTTAACGGTCAGACAGAATCCATGAAGACGAAGTGGGGCACGTTATTCGACCTGCAGATGAAAACCTATGTGAAAATCATTATGGGTGAACAGCCTATAGATTCGTTCGATAAATTCGTAGACCAATGGAAGCAGCTTGGCGGCGAGCAGATTACGAACGAAGTGAATGAAGCAGTTGTAAAATAG
- a CDS encoding response regulator yields the protein MIRTLIVDDEYLVRQGLIHILPWSSHNMTIVGEADNGESALEFLESNEIDLLITDITMPVMGGFDLLRKVRTKHPRLLSVVLTCHQEFQFVQEALKLGALDYMVKTQLEKERVEEVLQRITNRIQQLQAIQVGSEDSPVTTAPLSAPINWGMLLMAKTELPHAAKLLLSQWSGAGLFQVKNNAWFLPRRESTVEVVESERVWEQMDSVHWEVVVVNEIEPFHPGEVSARLSAFLERDWFYEYEHGKQTYYISWAHLRPAKDTRGAGGLKKEAHSEWEKIWHRFSWVYDQSAWQTFRTELLKAKPAHEDILRLAATTVEGWGELLKGDLYEPWKKRLRKATSWQECEQVLGEIRQSLMAAASKLHLSKEVSMSVLQAIDYMRRGMKSGMNQEDVAQKVNISRGYFSKCFKDMVGQPFNELMKQFRIRKAEELLTTTTMPVYRIAEQAGFQDERYFSKVFRDNVGLLPSEYRSSRIGSGAGV from the coding sequence ATGATCAGAACGTTAATCGTGGATGATGAATACTTGGTTCGGCAAGGATTAATTCACATTCTTCCTTGGAGCAGTCACAATATGACCATTGTGGGCGAAGCCGATAACGGTGAATCCGCGCTTGAATTTCTGGAGAGTAACGAGATTGATCTGCTTATTACAGATATTACGATGCCCGTCATGGGGGGCTTCGATCTGTTGCGCAAAGTTCGCACTAAGCATCCGCGGTTACTTTCAGTCGTTCTCACCTGTCATCAGGAATTCCAGTTCGTACAGGAAGCGCTGAAACTCGGCGCGCTGGACTACATGGTCAAGACACAATTAGAGAAAGAACGCGTGGAAGAAGTGCTGCAGCGCATTACGAATCGAATTCAACAGCTGCAAGCTATACAGGTCGGTTCAGAAGATTCGCCTGTCACTACCGCCCCTTTGTCGGCTCCAATAAATTGGGGGATGCTTCTGATGGCCAAGACGGAACTCCCGCATGCAGCAAAACTTCTACTGAGCCAATGGAGCGGAGCGGGTCTGTTTCAAGTGAAGAACAACGCCTGGTTTTTGCCTCGTCGAGAATCTACCGTCGAAGTTGTGGAGTCGGAGCGGGTTTGGGAACAAATGGACTCGGTGCATTGGGAAGTTGTTGTGGTGAATGAAATCGAACCGTTTCATCCTGGGGAGGTATCTGCGAGGCTTTCGGCTTTTCTTGAACGGGATTGGTTTTATGAGTATGAGCATGGGAAACAAACCTACTATATCTCTTGGGCGCACCTTCGTCCTGCCAAGGATACGAGGGGGGCAGGAGGGCTGAAGAAGGAGGCGCATAGCGAATGGGAGAAGATCTGGCACAGGTTCTCATGGGTATATGATCAGAGCGCGTGGCAAACCTTTCGCACAGAGCTTCTTAAAGCTAAACCGGCTCATGAGGACATCCTGCGGCTTGCGGCCACGACGGTGGAGGGCTGGGGGGAATTGTTGAAGGGAGATTTATACGAACCGTGGAAGAAGCGTTTGCGAAAGGCAACGTCTTGGCAGGAATGCGAACAAGTGCTGGGGGAAATCCGTCAATCGCTTATGGCTGCGGCATCCAAGCTGCACTTGTCTAAGGAAGTGTCCATGAGCGTTCTGCAAGCGATTGACTATATGCGCCGCGGAATGAAGAGCGGTATGAATCAGGAGGATGTGGCGCAGAAGGTCAACATCTCTCGGGGCTATTTCAGCAAGTGCTTCAAGGATATGGTGGGGCAGCCTTTCAATGAACTGATGAAGCAATTTCGCATTCGCAAAGCGGAGGAATTGTTAACGACGACGACGATGCCGGTCTATCGCATTGCAGAGCAAGCCGGATTTCAGGATGAAAGGTACTTTAGTAAGGTGTTTCGGGATAATGTAGGATTATTGCCCAGCGAATATCGGTCCTCCAGGATAGGCTCGGGTGCCGGAGTCTAA
- a CDS encoding sensor histidine kinase — protein sequence MPQAEKAMSVIRNLLLPYALKYRLLLVLGLVTVVPFVLVGGMTYYSTYSILQNKIEKGVYKNLRLEREAIEEVFENLNYASKQLALDGKIGDSLQKYMETAGTSEQQMHKRYIDASMTLTNYTNPSLGLMSYYMPSTHEYLFNSLSVDLDANMFSNPVMSKEKNIIFYGPHRTFYRNGNQTVFSVVRELNVEQTIGDLLIPQKPEIQGLAQKTYIYIETNFKLFNKLISSEQYGYQVKHLILDQNEEVLYSEDEKSFPKGYPLSGIPTGAAKEQKDYYMFRDISKAGWSLLAVIDKSAYNQEINQWFRNLLLIGMLTLILSLALGWIIWRMIYKPISHFKEDFRLLANNQFDMQIRYVNIMEYDDLLNKFHFMKERIVELLQEVETKEKNKRHLEVEKLLFQINPHFLHNTLNTIQWIAAMNKQQEIVNLISTFTRVLHYNLAKDGHIVTIHQEVQALRDYLELQQIRYNHKFSVNIQEDAGVEQLQVPRFLLQPLVENAIYHGFRQQDGAIEVSVKLQDENHFLIMVEDNGEGMSLETQQRLLRQDEGEQRKVGLGIGLSYVDQMIRVYYGEPYRLEIVSELGLGTRMMMLLPITMKGAEPQHDQNVNRG from the coding sequence ATGCCTCAGGCGGAGAAAGCCATGTCCGTCATTCGAAATCTATTACTTCCTTACGCGCTGAAATACAGGTTGCTGCTAGTGCTGGGTCTGGTGACAGTCGTCCCTTTTGTGCTGGTTGGAGGAATGACCTATTATTCTACCTATTCGATATTGCAGAACAAGATCGAGAAGGGTGTGTATAAGAATCTTCGTTTGGAACGGGAAGCGATTGAAGAGGTCTTCGAGAATCTGAATTACGCTTCCAAGCAATTGGCCCTTGACGGCAAGATCGGGGACAGTTTACAGAAGTATATGGAAACGGCGGGGACAAGCGAGCAGCAGATGCATAAACGATACATTGATGCTTCCATGACGCTGACGAATTATACGAATCCCAGTCTGGGCCTCATGTCCTACTATATGCCGTCCACCCATGAATATCTGTTTAACAGTCTTTCTGTGGATCTGGACGCCAATATGTTTTCAAACCCTGTCATGAGCAAAGAAAAGAATATCATATTTTACGGTCCTCATCGAACGTTTTACCGCAACGGCAACCAAACCGTGTTCTCGGTCGTCCGGGAATTGAATGTCGAGCAAACGATAGGGGACTTGTTGATTCCGCAGAAACCGGAAATACAAGGGCTTGCTCAGAAGACGTATATCTATATTGAAACCAATTTCAAGTTATTTAATAAATTGATCAGCAGCGAACAGTACGGTTACCAGGTGAAGCATTTGATTCTCGACCAGAATGAAGAAGTGCTGTATAGCGAAGACGAGAAAAGCTTTCCGAAAGGGTATCCCCTGAGCGGCATACCGACGGGCGCGGCCAAGGAACAGAAAGATTATTATATGTTTCGGGATATTAGCAAGGCGGGCTGGAGCTTGTTGGCTGTCATTGATAAGAGCGCTTACAATCAGGAAATCAATCAGTGGTTCCGTAATCTGCTGCTGATTGGAATGTTGACGCTTATTCTGAGCTTGGCGCTTGGATGGATTATATGGCGGATGATTTACAAACCGATTTCCCATTTCAAGGAGGATTTCCGACTGCTTGCCAACAACCAGTTCGATATGCAAATCCGGTATGTCAATATTATGGAGTATGACGATCTACTGAATAAATTCCATTTCATGAAGGAACGGATTGTAGAGTTGCTGCAAGAGGTGGAGACCAAAGAAAAGAACAAACGTCATCTGGAGGTCGAGAAGCTGCTGTTTCAGATTAATCCGCACTTTTTGCATAACACGCTTAACACGATTCAATGGATTGCGGCGATGAACAAACAGCAAGAGATCGTCAATCTGATTTCCACGTTCACAAGGGTACTTCACTATAATCTGGCGAAAGACGGCCATATCGTTACGATCCACCAGGAAGTACAAGCGCTCCGGGATTATCTGGAGCTTCAACAAATCCGTTATAATCACAAGTTCAGTGTGAATATCCAGGAAGACGCGGGAGTGGAACAGTTGCAGGTTCCCCGGTTCTTGCTTCAGCCGCTGGTGGAGAATGCCATCTACCACGGCTTCCGTCAGCAGGACGGCGCGATTGAGGTGTCGGTTAAGCTGCAGGATGAGAACCATTTCCTCATAATGGTTGAGGATAACGGTGAAGGGATGTCGTTAGAAACTCAACAGAGGCTGTTACGGCAAGATGAGGGGGAACAACGCAAGGTTGGTTTAGGCATTGGTCTGAGCTATGTCGATCAGATGATCCGGGTGTATTACGGTGAGCCTTACCGGTTGGAAATCGTCAGTGAACTGGGTCTCGGCACGCGGATGATGATGCTGTTGCCGATTACAATGAAGGGAGCGGAGCCTCAACATGATCAGAACGTTAATCGTGGATGA
- a CDS encoding ABC transporter permease, giving the protein MLLPLLILIGIFNIAPMFGIVLAFKTFNPSKGILGSPWAGLAHFQFVIQNPESLIILKNTLIIAAMKISAGLVAPILFALMLNEIRVRWFKRSVQTLVYLPHFLSWVILAGIFRDIFGLEGIINQSLGKLFQMEPIMFLGSNDWFRPILVLTDTWKEFGFGTIIYLAALTSINPALYEAADIDGASRWRKMRHITLPGIATTIVVLATLSLNGVLNAGFDQVFNMYNALVYDTGDIIDTYVYRMGLVSAQYEIATAIGLAKSIVSFILIAITYGLAYRFANYRIF; this is encoded by the coding sequence ATGCTGCTGCCGCTCCTGATCCTGATCGGAATCTTTAATATCGCGCCGATGTTCGGGATTGTGCTGGCGTTCAAGACCTTCAACCCCTCAAAGGGAATTCTGGGTTCGCCCTGGGCAGGACTTGCTCACTTTCAGTTCGTTATCCAGAATCCCGAAAGTCTTATTATTCTAAAAAATACGCTGATCATTGCGGCTATGAAAATTTCGGCAGGACTCGTGGCGCCAATCCTGTTCGCGCTGATGCTGAATGAAATTCGCGTCCGCTGGTTCAAGCGAAGCGTGCAGACCTTGGTATACTTGCCCCATTTCCTGTCCTGGGTCATTCTGGCAGGGATTTTCAGAGATATCTTCGGTCTGGAAGGCATTATCAACCAGTCGCTCGGGAAACTGTTTCAGATGGAACCGATTATGTTTCTCGGAAGTAATGATTGGTTTCGTCCGATTCTTGTCCTTACCGATACCTGGAAGGAATTCGGCTTCGGTACTATTATTTATCTCGCGGCATTGACCAGCATTAACCCGGCGCTTTATGAAGCAGCCGATATCGACGGCGCATCGCGCTGGCGGAAGATGAGGCATATTACCCTTCCTGGTATCGCTACAACCATCGTTGTGCTGGCCACCTTGAGTCTGAACGGGGTACTGAACGCGGGCTTTGATCAGGTGTTCAATATGTACAACGCCCTCGTATACGATACCGGCGATATTATCGACACCTATGTGTACCGAATGGGTCTCGTCAGCGCGCAATACGAAATTGCTACCGCAATCGGTCTGGCCAAGTCTATCGTCAGCTTTATATTAATCGCCATTACGTACGGATTGGCCTACAGGTTTGCAAATTATCGTATATTCTAA
- a CDS encoding helix-turn-helix transcriptional regulator — protein MIQFPPISRAEALLAEDMLRRKMSQAFRIEFMFFAGQKSEFILWLQECTPAVQGVSWAIWTEWYYTIATPLLSIANRIHINRGSDSVVDSDTLMRITSHHSRDSALNYLSDYGAKLFTFRDLIHVTTDKDAELIARLHSYIASNLHADLSLSSLADIVRLNGSYLSRLYKSVTNQCLMHYITDERVKRSRALLRDNRLKVHEIAGKVGFLSPPYFTRFFKKETGMTPMEYRELVLNH, from the coding sequence ATGATTCAATTTCCCCCAATCAGCCGCGCGGAAGCCCTGTTGGCCGAGGATATGTTGCGCCGGAAGATGAGTCAGGCCTTTCGAATCGAGTTCATGTTCTTTGCGGGGCAGAAGTCCGAATTCATATTGTGGCTGCAAGAATGCACCCCTGCGGTCCAAGGAGTCTCGTGGGCCATCTGGACCGAGTGGTACTATACGATCGCGACGCCTTTGCTTTCCATAGCCAATCGAATCCATATCAACCGCGGCAGCGATTCTGTTGTGGACTCGGATACATTAATGCGAATTACCTCGCATCACAGCCGGGATTCCGCGCTAAACTATTTAAGCGATTATGGCGCCAAGCTGTTCACGTTCCGGGATCTCATCCATGTGACAACGGACAAGGACGCCGAACTCATCGCCCGCTTACACAGTTATATCGCATCCAACCTCCATGCGGACCTTTCCTTGAGCAGCCTTGCCGATATCGTCCGTCTGAATGGAAGCTACTTAAGCCGATTGTACAAAAGCGTTACGAATCAATGTTTAATGCATTATATTACCGATGAACGAGTTAAACGCTCGAGAGCGCTGCTGCGCGACAACCGCCTGAAAGTGCATGAAATCGCCGGAAAGGTGGGCTTTCTATCGCCTCCGTATTTTACACGTTTTTTCAAAAAAGAGACGGGAATGACGCCCATGGAATACCGGGAGTTGGTCCTCAATCATTAA
- a CDS encoding alpha/beta hydrolase, translating to MSDSTSEILLWPEGAPLAKGAERDDCPSITPYLVQANKPVAAVVICPGGGYWLKAPHEGEPIARWLNSIGISAFVLHYRTADADYHYPCPLLDAQRAIRTVRCRAEEWNVDPDRIGILGFSAGGHLAGSIATLANVSFAEGHPLDAIDSLDAKPNALVLGYPVITMGDGSHSGSFDNLLKGQTDPAIRVRFSLERNVDASTPQAFLWHTADDEGVPVTNSLLFAEALTKYGVPYDLHVFRKGAHGLGLAEDDAHVGKWTVVCAQWLQAIGFASIPVTAP from the coding sequence ATGTCTGATTCAACTTCAGAAATTCTGTTATGGCCTGAGGGTGCGCCACTGGCCAAAGGCGCGGAGAGAGACGATTGTCCGTCCATTACTCCATATCTGGTCCAAGCGAATAAACCTGTCGCCGCAGTAGTAATCTGTCCCGGCGGCGGTTATTGGCTGAAAGCGCCGCATGAGGGTGAACCGATTGCCCGTTGGTTGAACAGTATCGGAATTTCCGCTTTCGTATTGCATTACCGAACCGCGGACGCAGATTACCACTATCCATGCCCTTTGCTGGATGCTCAAAGAGCCATCAGGACGGTCCGCTGCCGCGCGGAAGAATGGAATGTTGATCCGGACCGGATCGGTATTCTGGGTTTCTCGGCCGGCGGGCATCTTGCGGGCTCAATTGCCACACTCGCAAATGTAAGCTTCGCTGAAGGACACCCGCTCGATGCGATTGACAGTCTGGATGCGAAACCGAACGCGTTGGTGCTGGGTTATCCTGTCATTACGATGGGCGATGGGAGCCATTCCGGATCCTTCGATAATTTACTCAAGGGTCAAACTGATCCGGCGATTCGTGTTCGATTCTCCCTGGAACGTAATGTCGATGCCTCTACGCCGCAAGCCTTTCTATGGCATACCGCAGATGATGAAGGCGTCCCGGTTACCAACAGCCTGTTGTTCGCGGAAGCACTGACCAAGTATGGCGTCCCTTATGATTTGCATGTATTTCGCAAGGGCGCCCATGGTTTGGGCTTGGCTGAGGACGACGCGCATGTCGGGAAATGGACGGTTGTCTGCGCCCAATGGCTTCAGGCTATCGGGTTTGCGTCAATCCCTGTAACGGCGCCATAA
- a CDS encoding carbohydrate ABC transporter permease — MVTSRTFSDKFTDFLLYTLLIIISFTAIAPLVHSVAVSFSQPSFASAGFVTFWPKGFTVASYIGILEDSKFWTAFIVSLKRVVLVSVISLIVTLLAAYPLSRETRDFKLRNVYMWLLLIVMMFNGGLIPLYLVVKNLNLIDSIWGLVLPMVVNVFNVILVVNFFRNLPKELDESASIDGAGPWYMISRIYAPLSLPVLATITLFTIVYTWNEFFQGMIFVNRPDNMPLQSYLQQLIVQIDPTRVTSEDLDRLQRVSNKTLNSAKIIVSMIPVLLIYPLMQRYFITGITMGSVKE, encoded by the coding sequence ATGGTTACATCGAGAACCTTCAGCGACAAGTTCACCGATTTCCTGTTGTATACGCTGCTCATCATCATTTCGTTTACGGCCATCGCGCCGTTAGTGCATAGTGTTGCCGTTTCCTTCAGTCAGCCTTCGTTCGCCTCCGCCGGTTTCGTAACTTTCTGGCCCAAGGGCTTCACGGTTGCTTCCTATATCGGCATTCTGGAAGACAGTAAATTCTGGACCGCGTTTATCGTTTCGCTGAAACGGGTTGTGCTCGTATCCGTTATTTCGTTAATCGTAACGCTGTTAGCTGCATATCCGCTATCCAGAGAAACCCGGGATTTCAAGCTTCGCAACGTCTACATGTGGCTGCTCCTGATTGTCATGATGTTTAACGGCGGACTCATCCCGCTGTACCTTGTGGTCAAGAATCTGAACCTGATTGATTCGATCTGGGGACTTGTATTGCCGATGGTCGTCAATGTGTTCAACGTTATACTTGTCGTTAACTTCTTTCGCAATTTGCCCAAAGAACTGGACGAATCGGCGTCTATCGACGGCGCGGGTCCGTGGTACATGATTTCTCGCATCTATGCGCCGCTGTCGTTGCCAGTGCTTGCAACGATTACTTTATTCACCATCGTCTATACATGGAACGAATTTTTCCAAGGGATGATCTTCGTTAATCGCCCGGATAATATGCCGTTGCAATCCTACCTGCAGCAATTGATCGTTCAAATCGATCCGACCCGCGTCACTTCGGAGGATCTGGACCGATTACAGAGGGTGTCCAACAAGACGTTGAATTCGGCCAAAATCATTGTCAGCATGATCCCCGTGCTGCTCATTTACCCGCTGATGCAAAGATATTTTATAACAGGGATTACGATGGGTTCAGTGAAAGAGTAG